CAAGTGGGATCTCGCCGTCAAGACCAACGCCGAGGGCAGGACCGGTAGCATCAAGGATGCCCTGAAGGGGAGCGACATCTGCATCGCCGCCTCGAAGCCCGGCCCGGGCACCATCACCAAGGAGGACGTCTCCGTGATGGCCGACGACTCCATAGTGTTCGCCTGCGCCAACCCGATCCCCGAGATATGGCCCTGGGAGGCGAAGGAGGCGGGCGCCAAGCTCATCGCCACTGGCAGGAGCGACTTCCCCAACCAGGTGAACAACAGCCTCGTCTTCCCCGCCATATTTAGGGGCGCCCTGGACGTGAGGGCGAAGACCATCACCGACGAGATGTGCATCGCCTCCGCCACGGAGCTGGCCAAGTTCGCAGAGGACAAGGGGCTGACCGAGGAGTACATCCTCCCCTCCATGAGCGAATGGGAGATCTACCCGAGGCAGGCGGTGGAGACCGGCCTCAAGGCAATTGAGCAGGGCAT
The sequence above is a segment of the Candidatus Thermoplasmatota archaeon genome. Coding sequences within it:
- a CDS encoding malate dehydrogenase — its product is MVDSKGILAESREELKGTYKWDLAVKTNAEGRTGSIKDALKGSDICIAASKPGPGTITKEDVSVMADDSIVFACANPIPEIWPWEAKEAGAKLIATGRSDFPNQVNNSLVFPAIFRGALDVRAKTITDEMCIASATELAKFAEDKGLTEEYILPSMSEWEIYPRQAVETGLKAIEQGIARKKLSRQELYDHAESIIKRSQDIVALLMRQGFIASPPP